The genomic DNA AAGAGTGGTGTGGGACTGGAAGGTCCTGGGAGACACAGAAAGCAGCACGTGGTGGAAATGCGATCCTCTGGTACGGACAGAGCAAAACAGTCCATGTGCAGGGGTGAGGTGTGATCATGTTATGAAATGACTGGAGAAGTGCCAAGGAGCTGTCCGGGTAATTGTAAGACTGCGTGACCATGGTGtccctgctttggggaaagagcagCAGATGCCCATCATCGCAGGGAAGTGCTCGGAGAATTCCCCTCTGCAGTCTGGGGAAAGCATCTCTCCTACGTGTTCTCATGCTGCTAACAGCACGTTTGTACGTTGAACGGCACGCCAAGACACCCTTTTAATACTGAAGGGCAGCGCGTAGAGAAAAGAATTGGGTGTGCTGCACAGCCGGTCAGGGGGTTTGGGGCCCGTGATTGGAAATGGAGCAGCTGGCTGGCCGGTGCAGAGTGCATTGGCGTCTTCCTGCTCCTCATCACTGCGGGAGGTGCCGTGCTCACCGCAAGAGTGCAAGTCAAGGTCCTGCTTcctgggcagccagcagagcccaAAGAGCAGACGAGGCCTCCAGCAGAGGCCCCGAACTGCCACCTATTCCACACAGTGAAGACCACTGGGTTCTTGGCAAGCCTGCTCAGCTCTTGGATCACGTGCCCAGACTCCTGCTGCAGTAGAGccatctcctgcctcagctgctccttgggcTGCTGCTGAATTTCCAGAACCTTCTTTGAGCGTCATCGTAACAGGCTCCGGAGACGATCTTGCAGCTCCCTGAACTGCTGCAGCGCCTGGGCGTGGGCATCCGGCTGCTGTGCCAGGTACTGGAAGAGGTTGAGCGGGCTGGCCGTTTGGAAGGCCGGTGGCAAGGACACCTCCCCGGGCACCCTCTCGTTGCCTAGGAGGAAGTGGTGCAGCTGTTTCTCCTCCAGGCAGCGGTGCAGGTAGTGCAGGATGTCATCGAGCCGCTGCAGGAGATCCCGCCTGTGCCAGCCTgacagagctgtgactgtgagCAGGTGCATCAACACAGTTTTCAAGCAGTAGGGGGACAAGGCTGTGGCCTCCAGGAGATGGGCAAAGAGCTGCAGACACGTCAGGTGGCAGCTGTCGCGGGGGACGTGCCTGGCCACGAACCTGAAGAACAGCATCTCTGCAACAGCGCAGCTCTCCAGCcaagttgtgctgctgctgaggcCGGCCTCTGCCTCCTGGCTGGTCAGGAAAACTGCCGAGTCGCCTTGCTGCACCCCAAGCAACATGTCGATGGCCAAGGAGTTGCCAGCGGTGTTTTCCAGGTGGAGCTTGCAGGAGCGGGAGGAGGGCAGCACCGTCAGCTGGCAGTGGTGCGAGGCAGGCAAAAGCAGCCAGGCATTCATGACTATTAGGTGGAGCCAGTGGGCGGTTTTCTCTACGTCCAGGTAGCAGTGGCTGCACAGGTATTGCAGGAGGAAAGGGCCCTGATTTCCACCCAGCTCAGCCTCGCCGGGGTGCAAGAAGCAGCACACGTCGCCCAGCAGCCGCTGCCTCGAGCACACGCACTCGAGCTCCACGCGAACACGGCCGTGCCTCGCCGGCAGCTGCCCGCCAGTGCCCAGCTCCAGGTGGAAGGAGAGCCCAGTTGGTGGCTTCAGGGGCACGAGCAGGCTGTAGACGGTGTCCCCACGGGAGCTCCAGCCTTCGAAGGTGCTGCCCACCCCGATGCATGCTTGCAGCCGTGGCAGAACCGTCTTCCAACTGATTAGATGGCAGGCGCGGAGCAGGTCGCCCACTAGCGCCTCCACCAGCTGGCACCTATTGGCCAGGTGCAGCTCTGGCAGCTGCATTTGCTGCATGAGAAACCTTCCCAGGTCCCATTCATTGACGCGGGCTTCCTCTTCGTGCTCACTGCTGGAGGAGCTCTCATCACCGCTGCTGTCAGACTCGTCAAAGTCCAGCTCGGTGGCCATCCAGAAGAGCCGCAAGAGCAGCCCAAGGACTCCAGCAAAGGCCCCAAACAGCCCCATGTCCCACATGACCAAGAGCACGTCTTTCCAGAGAAGCTTGTTCTGCAGCTCCTCAGTCATGTGATcaaactgctgctgcagctgagtCATCTCCTGACTCAGCTGCTCCTCACgctgctgcatctgctgctgcGTGGCCAGATCTATCTGGTCACTGACCTTCAGCGCCTGCAGGACGATGCCCAGCATGGCCAGGACGAGGACAATACCCACAGCCATGGCCTAGAGGAGATGGGAGAGAAGGTGGTGAGCCAGGCTGGGTGGCAGAGAGCTTGCAGATTgggggcaggagctgcaggcacgAAGGGGCAGGACGGGAGAGGTTGTGAGGACGCTTGGAGGCAGCGAGGATGGCTTTGCGAGGGCTGCCTGAGTGGGGCCCACCATCCACCCCAAGGAAAGCGCTTGGGCCCTGGTGCGCGCGGGTTCGATGGGGATGCAAGCTGTGGATGTTGCTGTGGTGGGAAACATGCTTGCGAGCCTGCCCTGAGGCCCAGCACCGTGTCCAGGCTTTTCGCCGGGGGCAGAGGTGTAGAAAGGACAAGTGGCACCAGAGTGGGGAGTCCTGGGGAAGCAGTGTCCCGCAGAGCTGCGGGTGCGCAGCACATGCCCAGCACGCCTCTGGGCAGCCGGGGTCACTGGGAGCCCCGGGCACGTCTGTCCCCAGCCCGCAAGGCGGCAACGTCCCCCACCCAAGGCGCTCCTGTGTGGGGCTCATCCCTTGCCGCAGTGCGCGCTGGAAAgccccgggagggagggagggagggaggtggcattTGTGCCTTGGCCCTCGTCCTGCCCAGCCTTGCCCCCCACCACGCTCACcctgcagaggctgctgcagcctgggctggcccaggccaTAGTGCTGTGAGCCCAGCAGCGCTGCGGGGCCAACGCCTGCGGGGGCCGCGCCCTCCCTTTGTGACTTGTCCTCTGTGCTGTCACGGGGCCAGAGCCCCTCTCcagggccagccagccagccctggccatcaTCTCCACGCCGCCGCCGTGACACAGCCCTGCCTTGGGCAGCCAGAGCCAAGGCCCCGGCATGCACCACGTGCGAgcccatgcagcagcagcagcacagcgtGCCTGTTGGCCCCCCTCACCACGTGGGCACAAGCACCCAAAAACGCCCTTAGCCCTTATGGGAGCGAAGAAGAGGGACTGTGGAAGGAGGTCCTCGACTTCCAAAGAGAGCTTCAGTATTTGCTGAGCCAGGCGGAAGGGCTCTGGCTTGCAGCTGCTCCCGGTGCATGCCGAGAAGGACGAAGCTcgaggcagggaggaaggtgtATGATCAGAAGTCTCCGCAAGAGAAGCAAAGCAGATGGGGAAAGTCTGTGCAGAAGTGTAAGCAGTGCTAAGGCACGTTGGAGGGCCAAGTTTCTGCCTATGTTCCAGAGGAGAGATGGAGGCAAGGGGTAACAAACAGAGCACAAACACTAGCGCGCACCAGGCTGCCGTATTTCTCCAAATCCCAGACAGCTCGTTCTCGGCAGCTAGCACGCCAACATTTCTGACCTGCATCAGATGCAGGTCACACTTCACGTGCTCAACAGGCAGAACTAGGGCACCCCTGCCAGCGTCAGCACGGCCAGCATGGTTAAAGCTTTGCAGATGTGCTGCACTCAAAGCACACACACCAGCACTGCGGGCCACATGTCGAGGATACGCTGGCCTCACTGCATGTGTGTGACACAACACCTGCACGCCTATTTGTATTTGGGACCCCTCCAGCAGGAATACAACCCTCGTGTATAGGGGAAGACTCGTAAGCTCTTTGATAATCATCACACCAAAAGAGCTGTGCAGAAACCCCGGCTCCTTTCCACCATGGAGCCAGAAGGGGCAGAACACAGCCAGTCTATCCACGACAGGCAAAGCCATCCCAATCATCTCCCAACCGAGGGGTCACAGGCTGCCGCACCATTTGAGGCTTCGCTTTGCACACATCCCACCCTCCCCGAGCAGCCCTGCCGAAGCTCACGCACACCCCGCGCCATCTCTGTTGGCCACCACTGCCCTCCATGTCGTGGACCTTCCACAGCTTCACCATTTCCACTTAGGCAACAAGAGGGTGCCCAGTGAGGCCCCTGTCCCCAACCTTTCCAATGGCCAGTCTGCTCAACCTCTTCTGCAGTCATGGAAGCCATAGTTAAGGTGggtgggagatgctggaggtgtaGTTGAAGCTTCATAAAGCACGTCTTGTTTGAGCAGTGACAAGAGAGATCTGGCCACGCAGCAGTGGATGCAGCAGCAcgagcagcagctgaggcaggagatgcctcagctgcagcaggagtttgagcacATTCAGAAATGTGTAGTACAGGCATCCTCTCTGAAAGAAATGGGCTTTTTCTTGTCCAAAGATGGGGAGCTTCTTTGTTTCAGAttactttccctttttcttttacttcataTTCCATCTGCTCCTTCCCCTTCTCACTTCCTTTTTCCATtgccttccttttgctttcttttccctcccttcttaaCCTGTCCCTCCTATTTTCtactcttctcttctcttctgtttccctttccttctttcatttttccccttcttgtctcttctctatttttgctgctctttctcttctcccttttcttcttttccttgttcacttttccttttgttcttctcctcttttcacctttccttcccccttttcctcttttctgttctcttttcttctcccatttcccttttatcatctttcatttttctctcctttcccttctcccctttcttctttcctttactctTCTGTTTCCCACTccactcctctcctctccccccttttctgttctcttttcttctcctgcttcccatttcatttttctcccctttcccttttcaggGAAGATGTGATCTTTGTCAGGTGGGACATGGGGCTGTTTGGGGCCTTTGCTGGAGCCCTTGTACTGCCCTTTGGACTCTTCTGGTTGGCCACTGAGCAGGCCATTGATGAGTCTGACAGCAGCAGCGGTGAGGGCTCCGACAGCAGCAGCGGTGAGGGCTCCTCCAGcagcaaggagaaggaagaagatgaGGAACAGAAGgatgctgctgcagcacacaggctttctcctgagcagcagctggaCTCCCCGGGCAGGAGGGCACTGGAGACCTTCTATGAGCAGCACCTCTGGGGGCCAGTGCAGAACATGGCCAACACCTGCAAGGCAATGGGGGAGCTGGTGAGCTGCCTCACCCATTGCCTATCAGATGGTCTCTTTGAAGACTTTCCTGCCATGGCTGGAACTGTGCGTTGGGGCGGGCAGCGTCTTTGAAGGCTGGAGCCACCACAGGGAGGACACCATCTGCAGCCTGCTCATGCCCTTGAAGCCATCATCTGGGCACTCTTTCCATCTGGTGCTGCACACTATGGGGGAGCTACCAGCAAGGCATTGCCATGTCCTTGTGTAGCTGGGGTACACAGGTGAgagggagcagctgctgggggaaGTGCTGTGCTTCCTCCACTGCTCCAAGGCCCAGCGGCCCACTTTCGTCACAGCAGCTGGCTCCCACTCAAAGAGACTCGATGTTTTCAGGACTCTTTGGTCCTTTCCTGTCACTCACCTGGAGTTGCATACTCTTCTGTAACCTCTTCTCGAAGACGGGAAACCTGATTTGCATTTTCTCTTGTTTATTCTCCTGAAAACAAGAATCCTGAATGGAAGAATCCTGAACTGAGGATAGCTTGTCACCATAGCATTGTGAAAAGTTTTTCTTAACTGGGCTATTTCCTGCCTCCCAGAGGAGATCTGACGTGGATAGCCAGCTGCTGGAGGGTCTCCGTTCCAGTCATGTTCAGGCACTACTAAATACTCCCTGTATAGCCCTTGGGGCCCAGCAGTGCCCAGGCCAGCAGCCCTGTCTTGCAGGAGGGCGGAGGGATGGGACCAATCCAGGAGCTCGCCTCCTATACGTGAGCTACAGGACCTAGCAGTGCAGGGAGCTCACTGCCAGTTTCCACATTTCCCCAGGTTTCTTTCAAGTCACGCTGTAGAGGCATGCTCACTCTCAAGAAGGAAATTAATCCAGTCCAGGACCAGTCCCTGGGGAGTCCTAAGATACCAAGGAAAGAGGGCTGGCAGTGAAGGCACTGCTGGTGCTGAGGAGTCTTTTCCTTGAAGATGATGTCACCAGCATAGAGGAGCTTCCAGAAAAAGCCTGTTACATGAATCCCTAATGTTTATGATGAACCATGAAAGAGCCAGCACAGATCTCCAGGTGAGCTGCTAGTGATGGCAGATACATCGCTGAGCTGTGTCAGCCCCTGCTGTGGCATTCTCCCATGTTGGGCTGCCTTGCGCAGCAGCCCTAACCTCCTGCATGTCTCACCGACACCCAGCTAGCAAAGGCTAGCGCTAGCTAGCACCACCTGCAGCATTTTCTTCACTTCTGGAAAGCAGCCCATTTGCTTGACAGTTGGTAGTTATCCACAGGAATTGGGCTTTGCAGGTCCTAAATAGCAAACTGGGAAGTATATGGATCACTGCTGAAGAAAACTTTAGCGTAAGTATATAATAGCTTGGCATGAAGTCacaataaaaacatgaaatgacCCATGTTGGAAGACTGAATGTTCTGACCGCAACTGTGAGTAACAGATATTTATAGGAGAATTGTTATAACAAAGTGTAAAAATGAGGGTCATCTAATAGTTTTAATCCTAAGCACAACAGGAAGTACATCCACAATTACATGGCAAGGAATTTCCATAGCAACTGATAACATTTTCCATTAACATGGAGTTAATTTCAGGCTATAAACAGCCTGAGGACACAGACTGCATAATGATGTAGCAAGATAACTGACTCCATacatagaaaaaggaaatgattccACTGTAAGTATGGTGAAAGGCAGAGGGAATAAGAGTGGGACTCACAGACTAAGAGTGTTGTCCCAGTGTATCATGTCACAGGCGGGAAATGCTCCTTGCCCTCCATTACCACCGGATCTCGCTACATGGGTTTCCCTGCAATGGACTGGATAAATAATCCAGGTGCTAAAAGTTTGTGTTGCTTCTTTTTCCTGAGCCCATAATTGCGTCATTGGTCTGTTCTGGCTTTGGAACAAAAGGTATTAATTAACTCTGTTACCAGACGTGCTGCCTCCTTGATTGGTCACAAATTTCCAGGAACCTGAGAGCATTAACAGGCCTTACTGTCCCTGCCCATCTCCCTGGGACCTTCCCTGACCCTGCTCAAGTCCAGGCGCCCATTTCAgccagcccagggccatcagtccctgccccaCAGTGCTGTAACGGTGCTGGTCTCCAGCCCTGCCAAGGTCCATTCATGTAACAGGCCTCTGTCCGGCCATGGGCCTGTTCTGGAACCCGACCAGTGGGTGACAGCCTGGACCAGCCTtggcctgtccccatccctgcagagGCACCCGATgctcagggctggggctgcccttggctgccctgctccctttgAGGCAGTTGGACAGGCGCTGGCTGCAAGGCCCTGCCTTGCTGCCACGAGGAGCCCTTGATGATGTTAGCACCTGTGCCCACAGGGAGCCACCAGCCCGTACAGCACCCTGACACAATATTCCTGTATTCTGCTATATTCCTATGATACCTATATTCTGCTATAGGTCCTTACCAGGAAGCTACACCCAACCCATTCACAGCCTGCCATATCCTAGTAGATCACGTTGTTGATATAACTGCCAGCGACAGATTAGGTGTCAATGGGACAGTCTCAAAGAGAGAGGTGAACTGGGCCAATAAAAGCCCTCCCATTGACTTACGAGTTGTGGAGAAGTGCTACTTCTTGATAGCTGGAGCTATTGGTTTTCCATGACTGAAGACAACAGTGATGAGGTTTTACAACTGCTTCTTTCAGCTCCTCTTTGAGGCATGTGTAGCATTGAATAGGTCTGTTCCCATCTGGCCCAAGGGCTGGGGGAATGTAAGGGAAGTGCTGCCATTGCAagcaatttgttttgtttaactagGATCTAGGAGGAATATATTTGTGATCTCCGCAGTGCACAGGGATAATGGTGGCTGCTTCATCAGATATTTGGGGAGGTACACTGGGGCAGTCTATCTAGTCAGGTCTCAAACAAAGCAGGTGTGAGAAGCTAGCATCAGCCCTCCAGTGATGAAGTTTTacccacagcagctcccagtaTTTGGGGAAATGCTTAATTGTGATGACCGGGGTGTGACATCAGGGTAGCCCAGTGTCCCAGTCCCTGAGGTGGGAAGAAGTCAATAATGGTGCTTTGGTTCTGCCCAGATCACCTTTCTCACTGTGATTCTCAGTCAGTAGCTACTGAGGCACAACTCCAGAGACAGCCATACAGAGTGTGTTTTGCAGCTCTTAATCTAGCAAGACAAGGAGTGGAGGACAGTCAAGACTAATAGAAATTATTCTTACATTTATGAGGAATCCTTTCAAATGGAGTGCTCTACTGAATGGATGGATATGCgttcctcctgcccttctcccccAAAGCCACTTATCCTTGAAGATCCCCTCAAAGATCCTAGCAGTGAGCAGATACTGTGCTTTCTCTtgttccctcttttcctctttccctctgcaAGTGTCCTCCTCAAATACAAGCAAGACATTGTGTGATGGGATCCTGACAGTTATCTGGACATTTTATAGTGGCTGTTAAAGAATCTCAGGCAGGTGTGAGGAAGCAATCTGAGAAAAGTTGATATGTATTCCAGAGCTAGAGGAAAACAAATGTCACAAGTATTCTGGCTGCTTCCTTGCAACCAGAGGCTTCTTGGGATGCATGTATAGAGAGTAAACATGTTCTCTTGGAGATGGGGCTAGAGAATCCTAGTTTAACATATATACTTCAGAGGTGGCAGCATGAGAAAGACAAGGTTCCTGGTACCTTATCCACCCTGATCAAACCACTACAACTGAAGTCAATATAAAAAATTTCATTGGCTTCCATGAACCTCaggtttttccttccattttttctcTTGTGTTGATATATTGAGCAAAGAATACGCTTGTATTATCTGCAGGGCTGCAGTGTGCAGACAAGGAAACACTGCATTTGCACATGTAAAGGAACTTCTCTTGGCTCACAGAGCTGAGATTCCAAGAGACAGAAAGGGGCATAGGGATAGGTGTCATTATTTgtacataaatatttgaaatctgAGGAACAAACACACCTTCGACATTCTATAGCTTcaaaagaagtgaaaggaaacaTGACATATCCTGTTTCTACAAACCCTTTTCCAGTcactttaaagaaaatctttacGCTTTTAAGGATTTGCAAAGCTATGTATCTTCATTCATGGTTTTCCTGTTTTTGTCTGAGGTCAGGCAGGTTTGTGTGTGAAAGGACAATTAGCACTGGACAGAGCGAAGCCATCTGACACTTTTTGTTCATACCAGCTCAGTGAAGCTAATCTCAGAGTTTCtgcattttcttgtattttcaagCACAGTAAGAACACCAGGGCTTGAAGAACGGAATAGATTTTAAACGCTTTGTTGATGGCTGatttgcttcagtgttttctcATGATTAAAATAGGACATCTGCTGAGTTAACATGGAAACTGtgcaaaaaacagatgaaaatgctGGAAAATCTAAGGTTAAGCAAGTTAACCATCCAAGAATATCTGTGATACAGCCAAATTCAGGTCTGCCTGATATCTGTTCCAAGGTTAATATCCTCATTCAAGAACTCTGCTTTCCATCCCTACAAGTTTTTCTCAACGGTGGCCAAATTCCCATTGAAGCTGGTGAGAACAAGCTCTGACGCTTACATAGGCAAGTTCCAATTGCATGGGGACCATCCTTCTGAAATCAGTAGAAGTTATTTCTGTAGGTAACGGTCAGTGATATGGCCAAGCATTTCCTCATGAGAAACTAAGCCTCTGTTTTGTGGTGTTCTCTGGAACGTAACAGCTCAAGGCTCTCTCATAACTCTCAAATCAAGGACTTCAGGACACCTGGGAGGCCTACACCTGAGGACCCCCATGTGAGAAGCCTTGAGGCAGGTAAGCAGCCCACAGAAGGTCTATTACAGATCTCCTTAATTGGCTGGGAGAGGAAGGCACAGTTATGTGACCCATCAGATAGGAGATATATCAATACCTCATTGAAGTCATGGAGTAGCTAAGAAGTCCTGACAAAAGTAAAGATGAAGGAGGGAGAAGTCATGCTCCAAGCCAGGGCCAGTGATTATGTGCTCCTGGGAGGGTCCCTTCATGGTCATGAGATGGGATGAGTCATAAGCCTCTGGGAAAGACATAGATTTTCAGCCACTGAGTGGAGTGCTCTCTTAAGGGAATTAAGGATTTCATGGGAAACGCTCCAGGGAACACTAGGGAACAACACTAGGGAACCGATACAGGCAAATTCATAAGCAGCAGCATTTACGATTGTTTGCAAGCAAAGGCTGATCTATACTCATTACCTCACTGTGACAGAAAAAATAGAGCTTCATCATTCATTAAGACGTCTACCGTTACTGGCACTGAGAGACAAACGAGCTGGCTATATGAGGTGATAACACTATGACAACTTCTTGGTTTGCCCTGGAAACGTGGAAAGAACCTCAGCACTTACAGGTTTGATCCTACAGAGTGTACAGGCTGACATGCCTCTAAAACTCATGGGGATTTTGCTTAGCTTGCATCTCTGGGCCCCAGCACAACAAAGCATTTGTGTATTGATTACAAAGGAACTTCTCTGTAATGAAGACTCCCATGACatcataggatcacaggataattcaggttggaagggacctcaggaggtttctgatccaacctcctgctcaagacAGGGCTAGCTCTGGGGTTGGACCAGGTAGCtgagggctttatccagttgggcCTTGGAAAAGCTCCAAGAACGGAGATtacacagtctctctgggcaacttgctgCAATGCTTGACCATTCCCAAAGgtgaaaagtttttccttacatTCAGTCGGAACTtctcttgtttcaacttatgccTGTTGTTTCTCATCCTCCTACCATGCACTGCTATGTAGAGCCTGGCTCCAACTTCTTGATGACCACCTTGTAGGTATTGAGGGGTCACAATATTAGGTCACGCTATAGGTCACCCCCAAAGCCATCTCTActccaggctgaaaaagccctagaccctcagctgctcctcacaGGCAaatgctccagcccccaaccatctCAGTGGTCTTCTGCTGAAGT from Struthio camelus isolate bStrCam1 chromosome 5, bStrCam1.hap1, whole genome shotgun sequence includes the following:
- the LOC104141428 gene encoding inositol 1,4,5-trisphosphate receptor-interacting protein-like 1 gives rise to the protein MAVGIVLVLAMLGIVLQALKVSDQIDLATQQQMQQREEQLSQEMTQLQQQFDHMTEELQNKLLWKDVLLVMWDMGLFGAFAGVLGLLLRLFWMATELDFDESDSSGDESSSSSEHEEEARVNEWDLGRFLMQQMQLPELHLANRCQLVEALVGDLLRACHLISWKTVLPRLQACIGVGSTFEGWSSRGDTVYSLLVPLKPPTGLSFHLELGTGGQLPARHGRVRVELECVCSRQRLLGDVCCFLHPGEAELGGNQGPFLLQYLCSHCYLDVEKTAHWLHLIVMNAWLLLPASHHCQLTVLPSSRSCKLHLENTAGNSLAIDMLLGVQQGDSAVFLTSQEAEAGLSSSTTWLESCAVAEMLFFRFVARHVPRDSCHLTCLQLFAHLLEATALSPYCLKTVLMHLLTVTALSGWHRRDLLQRLDDILHYLHRCLEEKQLHHFLLGNERVPGEVSLPPAFQTASPLNLFQYLAQQPDAHAQALQQFRELQDRLRSLLR